Part of the Bos taurus isolate L1 Dominette 01449 registration number 42190680 breed Hereford chromosome 1, ARS-UCD2.0, whole genome shotgun sequence genome is shown below.
tttaatttgttttatatttagatttCCACAGTGAtaacatagagtatttgtctttctgtttgacTTTTTTCACCAACTATATtactctctaggtccacccatattaacgaaaatggcagaatttcactcctttttatggttgagtaatattcatgtgtgtatatatatatatatatatatgcgcgtgtctctgtgtgtgtgtgaatacatctttatccattcatctgttgatggacacttagattgcatccatatcttggcaattttaaataatgttgctataaacactggggtgcatgaatctttttgaattagtgttttcattttcttcagatatatacctaggagtgggattgttggatcatatagtagttccatttttaattctTCGAGGGACTGccatacagttttccatagtttatAATCCCCTCAGTTTATAATCCCATCAGGATAcaaaagttcccttttctccacatcctcatccaAGATGGCTTACCACTgctccctctctctgccttcctcttacTGTGGTTGTATACCCTGCTTACAGTTTCAAATAGAGAACAGTTCCTGGCTTCTCCACCTTTTCCTGAGGATGCCTGCTACTCCATCAGCTTGGTTGCAGAGATGGCTCCTGGCAGCCACATTATTCAGGCCCTCCAGCCATGGGCACGTGTCCCAGTCCAGGCTTGTCCAATGCAGCTGCTCCCTTCCCTCAGAACCTGGAGTTGGGAGGGGTCTCTTGAACAGAGGAAAAAATGTAAACTTGGGTATTGTCAGTAGCTATACTTTTTCATGTGACAGAgaagaaaattcttttctttcattacaaAGAATAAAGATATAAACAGAAGAGTCAAAGACATAAGATGGAGAGTAAGAAGGACATTCTGGATTTCCTACAGAGTTTGGTTCTCCTTGTCCATAGTTTCATCATCCTAGCTGCATCCCTACCTTTGAGTTCACAACTAATGTCCCTTTAGTTAAAGAAGCTGGAACTGGCTTCTGTTACTTGTAATCAGAAAagctttagggacttccctggtgatccagtggctaagactctgtgcttccagtgcagggagtctgggtttgacccctgacccagggaactagctcccacatACTGCAAgtagagatcccacatgctgcagtgaagatcaaatatcccacgtgctgcaactaagacccagagcaggtcaaataaataaatattaaaaaaacaaagcagcaGGGGAGgcaaaaacccagaaataaaaaaCTCTGAGTATGGTTACTATGTATGAATGGTTATGTTTCTCAAATGTCAAACAAGTGAGAAACCAGCGCTTTCCCAACAAGAAAGGCAAAATACACGTGGCAGAAAGCAACCAAGAGATCCGAGTTCAAATCTTCCTCTTAGAATCCCACAGCCACATAGAATCACAGACCACTGACATTAGTTCTTAAACATAACTCCTCTCTATTGCCCACTAGTTGGATGACATTGGGAAGAATCTTGTGGATTTAATCATAAAATTTAACCCTTGTGgatttaattataaaatgacCATAAAGATTCTGTGACAGGGTGGAAACTGAACCATTCACTCTATTGAGACTTCATCCAACATTACAACCCATGCTTACATTGCTATTATCTTGATATAATCAAAAGCAATTTTCCCTGGAATTATTCTTGAAGGCACATTACACACATCAAATGGTTAGGAGAGCTCACTGTAAGAGGCACATGACAACTGCTCATGGGCATGACGGGCAAAAAAGAAATTTGGGGAGTTTAAATATAACAAATGCCCAGTTTTGCCCAACTTTTCACATGACCTTTGGGCATTGCTTAAAAGCAAATGGTCTTAGAACTTGTCTGTGTACTTGAACAAAATTTAGCAAATCTTTATTGGGACCCAACTAAATACTTGACTGTGCTAGCTGTTGTGCCCTCAAAGAAGAAAAGATAGCCTGCTCTCTGGGACCCCAGCGGAGCTGGGCAGGCTGGTGACAATGTGCATTAGTGCACTGGGGGCTGATGGGTACTCAATGCGGGTGTGTTCAAGGACAAAGTAGGAGTGATGAGCCGgtctggcaggcaggcagggatgTGATGGGAGGTGTCACGGAAAAGTGATGACTTCGCTAGCTTTGTCTAGGGAACAAACTGAGGGGGTGGACCAGGGCAGGATGGAAGAACAGGGCCTTTCTGGCAGTGGGAGGACGGCATACATAAGACGTGAGGTTGAGAACAAGTTCCAGTGTGTGGAGACCGGCAGTCCTTGTAGTGCAGTAAAAAAAACACTCTTTTCAAAGGTATTCATGGGATGGGATTGATTCCTGAGTGAATGAGGGAGATAAAAGTGAGCTTTTAATAACTGTGGGAACTCTAGTATTTAAAAATTAgtcacaaaaaataataaagggatCTAGTATATATTGGAGTgaaggaatcccagggacagaaacaTAATGAATCATAAATGGAGTAGAGACATCCTGCCCAGGAGAGTGCATTAATGAGAAGAGTAATAATAAGTAACATTTATGGAGGGATTGTTAAATGCCTGGTGCTTTGTGCCTTAGACACATTGACTCACTTCACACATGGCAACTCTGTGATGTAGGTTCTGTTATTATCCTGTCTCAGAAGCCCTCTTCTTCACCCAGTCATTCCCCTTTCCTGCACTCATCACCAGTACACAATACATGTTTTTAagcactattttttaaatttgtctcTCTCCTTCTGATAGATTGCACTCTCCTTAAGAGCAGGAAGTTTTGTTTATTGCCACATCCCCAGCACTTAGAAGACATAGTAGTAGCTCAATAAAcactggtgaatgaatgaatgacagaaaAGGAGGTACGGAATTGTTGATAACTCACCCCGAATCAAATAGCCAGGCAGTGGCAGGATCAAAGAGCAGTACCGCAGACTCTAAAACTCTGGAGTGAGACTGTGTGCTCAAAAGGAGGCAAAACAGACTTGAGGGTGGACGGACTGGAGCACCAGCCCGCTAAGAATAGGCTTGAGAGGTCATTGGTTAATTACTTTATTCATTCAACTTGCAGTAAAAATTTATGGAGCATCTACTGTGCACCAGGCACTGGGGAAGCAATAGTGGACGAAGCAGAAAGGGTTTCACAgtcagaggggaagagaggggaagaaacagaaaaggaaacaggtgAATCCATAGAAAAATTTCAAGGATGACAACAGAACCGGGGTATGTGATATATGCATACATCTGGCCTCTGACGTGAGGTATGAGCAGAAGCCTACAGCCTGAAGCTCCAAAAGAAGATAAGGCTCAGAACAAGGAAGACAGGAAGGCAGTGCTGGTGGGAGAGCTATGGATGGGGGTTGGAGAGTGGAAAGAAACCCACGACGATAGCAGTTCTGCAGAGGAAGCTGAGAGTTCACAGCCAGGAGGAAGGCCAGGGTCATCTCTTGGGCACCAGAGCCAAGTGGTGGAAGGAATTGTCTAGAAAACCATATCTGGTCTTAAACGAAAAATCCAAaccagaaaagaccctgcttTAGGTTACCCACAGAGGGATAGAAACAGAGGGTGGTCAAGGGCCAGGGACTCCATATTACAAGATAACTTTGTCAGCTTGAGCCTGGAAGTGCCTATAATGAATTGTGACATGTCCCCACAATTCATAAAGGCACTGTCTGGTAGAGCTGAGAAGCTGTTGGAAGTGACagtggccttaaaaaaaaaaaaaagtattgttgttcagtcatgtctgactctgagacctgatggattgtagcccgccaggctcctctgtgcacggaattctccaggcaaaaatactggtgtgggtttccatgccctcctccatgggttCTTCCCAACACAGGTTAATATCTAATACAAATGATACTTAACCTGAGCTATGGACCGGGCCAGTGATCCCAAAATCTTATGGAGTGAACATAAGGTCCACTTGAAATGTTTGTAAAATATGCAGATGACTGGCCCCaacccttgttgttcagttgctgagttgtggactctttgaaccccatggacagcagcacgtcaggcttccctgtctttaaccatctcccggagtttactcaaactcatatctgttgagtcagcgatgccatccaaccatctcatcctctgacgcccccttctccttctgttctcaatttttcccagcatcaaggtctttttcaatgagttggctctttgtaccaggtggccaaagaattggaacttctacttcagcattagtcctttgaCCCTTACACTGACAAATTGCTGTTCAGTATGTCCAGCAAAGGACCAGAATATGTGTCTGACATGCAGGTGATCTCTGGACAGGCCACATCTTGAGAAACATGGAGCAGGATCCACAAATGGGCTTCAGGGAGTCCATGAATCCCCGGGAATGGagtaaaaaatgtgtgtgtgttagtcactcagtcatgtctgactctgcaactctgtggaaaatgtgtgtgtttacataaatgtatatttctttttctggggagaATCCTTATCGTTACAAGACTCAGAAACTTAAGAACCACCAGTTGAGTTCTGCCCTTTATCTTAGAGAGCAGGAAACACAGAGTCCCAGGAATATAAGTGACTCAACTGATCCTCAAAGCTGGCAGAGAGCAGAGTTGGGCTGTCACCCCAGATTTTCTCTTTCCAAGCCCCCTGCTCTCCTCTCTTTGCTCTGCTGACTATAGGGATGGGGGGAGAAGGAGGATGGGGATCTAAACACGTGGAGGCAAAGTCATCAAATGATTACTTTCCTCCTTTGTGGCCACAGGTGGGATAGATCTGCAGAGTGTAGAGTTAGAACAATGATGCCTCAGCAAAGGACCCAGTCACTCACCTGCACTACTACCCCATATTCTGACCCCTGTGGACGTCATCCCCAACAGGACCTAAAGCCATGACAGAGGGCATCCATGCCTCGTTATTTACATGGTGGTGATGGAGtggtgttcttatttttttttttaatgctccttctgctttgttcatttatttaatttaatttggctgtgctgggttttcattgcggcatgcaggcttctctagcCATCCTGCAGGCTTCATTGCCCCATAGCATATGGGATCGTAGTTACCCTACTGGAGCTCAAACCTGCatccacctgcattggaaggtggattctttagccctggaccaccagggaagtcctgtgatgTTCTTATAAAGACCTGCCTCCCTATCCCTGAGCAGGTGGGTGATTCTGAGCTTCCCTGTCTGCGCTCAGTTCTCCATTCATCTATTTCTTAGGCCAGTCTGAAAACTCACCCTTTCTAGTATGCTCAGGACATGCTTCCTCTTGGATCCTTCTCCAAGTCTGAAGCCCATGTCATTAACACCAGCTGGCTCTTCAATTTGGACATATGTTCTGCCCTCTAGATCTGGTCCAAATCCTTTAAACTCTGCCTCAGCCTGAGCTTCTAGATTCATCAGCTGGGTTCAccttcctcttttttatttaaaaaaaaattatcaacctgcctgacttcaggctctactacaaagccatagtcatcaagacagtatggtactggcacaaagacagaaatatagatcagtggaacaaaatagaaagcccagagataaatccacgcacctatggacaccttatctttgacaaaggaggcaagaatatacaatggagaaaagacaatctctttaacaagtggtgctgggaaaaggtcaaccacttgtaaaagaatgaaactagaacattttctaacaccatacacaaaaagaaactcaaaatggattaaagatctaaatgtaagaccagaaactataaaactcctagaggagaacataggcaaaacactctctgacatacatcacagcaggatcctctatgacccacctcccagaatattggaaataaaagcaaaaataaacaaatgggacctaattaaacctaaaggCTTTTGCataacgaaggaaactataagcaaactgaaaagacagccttcagaatgggagaaaataatagcaaatgaagcaactgacaaacaactaatctcaaaaatatacaagcaactcctacagctcaattccagaaaaataaacgacccaatcaaaaagtgggccaaagaactaaacagacatttctccaaagaagacatacagatggctaacaaacacatgaaaagatgctcaacatcactcattatcagagaaatgcaaatcaaaaccacaatgaggtaccatctcacactggtcagaatggctgctatccaaaaatctacaaacaataaatgctggagagggtgtggagaaaagggaaccctcttacactgatggtgggaatgcaaactagtacagacactatggagaacagtgtggagatttccttaaaaaactggaaatagaactgccttatgacccagcaatcccactgctgggcatagacaccaaagaaaccagaattgaaagagacacatgtaccccaatgttcatcgcggcactgtttataatagccaggacatggaagcaacctagatgtccatcagcagatgaatggataagaaagcagtggtacatatacacaatggagtattactcagccattaaaaagaatacatttgaatcagttctaatgaggtggatgaaactggagcctattatagagtgaagtaagccagaaagaaaaacaccaatacagtatactaatgcatatatatatggaatttagaaagatggtaatgataaccctgtatgcgagatagcaaaagagacacagatgtatagaacagtcttttggactctgtgggagggggagagggtgggatgatctgagagaatagcattgaaacatgtatattatcatatgtgaaacagatcgccagtccagttcaatgcatgagacagggtgctcagggctggcgcactgggatgacccatagggatgggaatggggagggagtggggagggggattcaggatggggaacacatgtaaacccatggctgattcatgtcaatgtatggcaaaaaccactacaatactgtaaagtaattagactccaattaaaataaataaataaaaaatatttatttggctgcaccaggtcttagctgcaacaCAAAGGATCTTTGGTTGCAACAtgcgggatccagttccctgaccagggatcgaacccaggccccctacattgagaacatggagtcttagccattggacccccagggaagttcctcactttcctcttttgAACTAACAATGCCTCATCTTGGCCTTTGGCCTCTATTTTGTATTCACTATTTTGTCCTGGTGATGGAGTCTCTGCAGTCCTGGCCCTACTTAACCAATCAATCAGTCCTCCCTTTACCCACCTGGCCAGTGCCACCTGCTATTCAAGGGCTAGACTTATTCAGAATCCAATCCCTCCTTCTGTAACATAATCAGACCAGAAAGTTCATCTAACATGCTTTCAGGCCTGCAAAAACTCATCTTGGGATCTGGCTGGCAGACCACTGCTTGCCCTGTGCCCTCTTCAACTGGGTACATTTCTCTCAGTAAACCCAGACTCTCTCAATCTTGCTTCCCCACTCTGCTTGCCAAGTCCCTTTATCTTctgttcctttgtttttctttctttcttcttcttttttattcttttcccaggCTTTAGGTCTCTCTTGGCTCATGCTGGCATCGCTCTGCCTGACAGCAATACTCAGGAATAAAAAGGTGTCTGAgccctttctgttgactaatGCCACCTTTGTGTTGGTGCCAGATTTGTTTTGGAGGCAGATGTCCGGGAAGGCTGGACAGTAGGTGCGGTCTTGCTGAGCACACCAGAGGCAGAGGCAAGAAGGCAGCCCTGTCATTTTCCCAACAGCCCCCTTTAATCTGTGAGTGACAGGGACAGGAGCTTAGAGACGCTTCAGGTCTCAGATTAAATCAGCGCAGAGGTGGAAGTGAGCACAGAGCCCTCAGCCTGGAAGCCGTCCAGAGAGCTGCGTGGAACAGACTTGCAGCCTCCACCAGGGCTGTCACACGGTGGACGCTTGGCATTTACTGGAAAGTTGAATTAGACtttcctgtgggtttttttttttttttttaatcctgtgaAGGAGTTACACAGTGAATTCCTTGTGGAGGATTAATCATCTTCTCTCTTGCCTATAACAGAGGCTGTTTCTCAGGTCCTGCCCCTGGTTTCGTTTGTCCCAAGGATTTCATTTGGAAGGCGGGACATTCTCTCCCTAccaaccctccccaccccaccccccccaaccgGAGCCTGCCATCGGGACCAATGAAAAGCAAGTACCTCATCCACTGGTGGTGACTAAGAACTCAGAGTATTTAAGAGGTTGCAGGAATGGGCTGAGAACAGTTTTTGCTTTCTCCCGCAGACGGGGCACGCTCTCATCTGATCAGGGCCATCACCGAGCCAAGCCGCGGAGTAAAGGGAGTGGGGACATAAACTCCACCACCATGTGCTACGGAAGATGCGCGCGATGCATCGGACATTCACTGGTGTGGCTCGCCACCCTCTGCATCGTCGCTAATATTCTGCTTTACTTTCCTAATGGGGAAACCAAGTATGCTTCTGATAACCATCTCAGCCGCTTCGTGTGGTTCTTCTCCGGTATCCTGGGAGGGGGCTTGCTGGTAAGTCGTTCAGAAATCATTACAACcttgaaaaaaatttctttcctgTTAGATGAGATGTTTTCATGGAAAGTTTTCTACAAGGCATGTTTCCAAATACAGGATTTTTGTTCattcttattttgaaaacttATCAAGGAACGTTGAGATAGGTATAGGGTATTCATTTTACTAGAGGTTGGTTTACAAAATCCCCATTTCAACTACCTTTTTGCTAAATTCTCTTACTTTACAGCTAGAAACAGAGACTAGCTTTTCAATCAGATTTGAGAACCTCTAGAGTTTCTAGTCCTGGAGCCGGTGCTCATTTCACATCCGCTCTGGGAAACGCAGAGGAGTCCGATAGTTCTCTGTCTaaatcaacagagttttggatACAAATTCTTTGCTGTTTGTTCTCAAGCATCTGTGACAGGGAAAAATAACGAATTGTGAGAGCACTGCTATTTAGAAAGGACTATACATTTTCTCCTTTATGTAAGCCTCGGGTGTGGCGTTTAGGGAAAATCCTTCAGTTAGCAGCAAATCACGGTCTGAAGCTAATAGTGGAATGTGTTGTTTTTTCCAAGGTTTGTTTTTAAGTGAAGTGAgaggaatttgcctgccaaccTGGATGCTGAAAGTATTAGCTTCGACCGTAGCCTGGAAAGAATGTGGGCAAACTTGGGTTTGCCACTTTGAAATGCTGGGATTGAGAATTTTGAAGAGAAGTTTTATGGAACTGCTAATACCATACAGAATATTTTTCTTAGTCGAGTAAAGGATATTTAAACTTAATACACTAACTCTGGTATGGCAAATCTGCTTGGAATTTAAGCATTACTATTATGCTAACATaatcacttgttttttttttttctcccactagTTCTCAGGTcagtttttgtcttgttttgtttcattgaGGTATAGTTAATTTCATAATCATTTGTCTTTAATACAATACCTTGCTTCTTTTGATCTTGAACTCAAAGGGTTTCAAGCTCATTTTAAGAGCTTTATTGTGACATTACAACCATGCGATGATGTCTTCAATGAAGCAGTGCGCCTTCACTATACTGAGTTTTCCTCTCTCttgtttataaaaaatttttttagttattCTTATAAAGTTTTGTTGTTATCTTCCATGCaatattttcaaaacagtttGCATCTGGAACTATGTTATGAACTCATGGAATTAACACATTTATGGGTTATTATTTTACCCCTCCCATGCTATATCCTGACCCTACCTAACGTGACACACTACATAAAAATAATCAGATATTACACTTTGAAGGTTTTTCTCTTCTCAGAGTTTATGTTCTCTGAGATATTTGGTCAACCTAACTCAAAGACATTCAgcaatatcagaaagaaaaatgttttaccaAAAGATGCTTAGATTGACTGACCCTTATGGACTTGGGGAAGATCAATGATTTCAATTTGcattcaatctgatttcaatcTGCTTTCTAACCAGATGTTCCTGCCAGCATTCATCTTCATTGGGCTGGACCAGGAAGACTGCTGTGGGTGCTGTGGCCATGAAAACTGTGGCAAAAGATGCGCGGTAGGTCTTCCCTCTCTGGTGGGGAAATGGTCCCTAAGGGGTAGCTGTGATGTTCGGTGCCTCACTTCTGGTGGTCCTCCCTTCCCTAGATGCTGTCTTCTATACTGGCTGCACTCATTGGAATCGGAGGCTCTGGCTACTGTGTCACTGTGGCTGCGCTGGCCTTAGAGGAAGGACCAAGGTGCATGGATGCCAGTGGCCAGTGGAACTATACCTTTGCCAACACAGAGGGAGAGTAAGTGATTGTACCCAATAAGGCTGCACATTCTTATCCACCACGTGTGTATAGTGGTAAACCCACCAGATTAGAAAGGCATCAACCATTCGCTCATCCATCCTCTTGCCAGGTTTATTCTCACTGACTGGGGGACAATTCAGGCAATGGGTATCAGAGGATGGATTCCCAGTCTCTGACCCAGAGAAGCTTTTTAATGGATTCACTGGCTCAGTCCTCTTGATGACATGTGAGGGGACTTCCACTATTGCtcctcttttacagatgagggtaTGGAGACCCAGGGAGATCAAGTAACTTATCTAAAGTCACATTGCTAAGATGTGacagtcaggatttgaacccaggcagcctaGCTATAGAGTCTGTGCTTGTATAGTGTGTATACTATACCAGAGCAATTGTCTGATTCTcctattttagaagaaaatcttATGGAATCCTTATAAAGCACCAGTGAAAGCCATATGCATTTAACCAAAGCCCAGGGTCAATCATactaccaacacacacacactcacatataacATAGCAATTATGTATAATATACCCTTTATTCAAAGTGGTCAGGCTGTATAAGACAGATCTTATTCATGACTTTAACATTGGGAAAATCCAAGTGGCTCCACTGTTTTATGCTGTACTGTATTACTTATCTATTATtgagaaaaggacagaaatagctGAAAGAAactgatgtgctgctgctgctaagtcacttcagttgtgtccgactctgtgcgaccccatagagggcagcccaccaggctcccccgtccctgggattctccaggcaagaacactggagtgggttgccatttccttctccaatgcatgaaagtgaaaagtgaaagggaagtcgctcagtcgtgtccgactcccagtgaccccatggactgcagcctactaggctcccccatccatgggatcctccaggcaagagtactggagtggggtgccattgccttctccagaaactgATGTACATAATGATAAATGAATGACATACTGAATTTTGAAAGATTTAGTCATGGGATTCATGAGTGAAAATAATATGAATCATGAATTTGAATTGCTCATATACTTTCAGGAATGTTTGTCTTTCATGAATTATGTGGCATGGAGTGATATCTTAAGATCATGAATATGGAATTAGATCGATCCTGAGTTCAAttccaatggcaacccactccagtactcttgcctggaaaatcccacggacggaggagcctggtaggcttcagtccatggggtctcgaagagtgggacacgactgagcgacttcactttcacttttcactttcatgcattggagaaggaaatggcaacccactccagtgttcttgcctggagaatcccagggacggcagagcgtGGTGgactgcggtctatggggtcgcacagagtcagacatggctgaagcgacttagcagcagcaacagcagagttCAATTCCAGCTCTGTATTTACTGTCTCAGTAACTAGGAAAAGGTGAACTGAGCTCTCTGCATCTCAgttattttatctgtaaaataaaagcaatggCAGTTGTTAGGAAGATTAATAagttactatatgtaaaatatttgtcACAAAAGCTGACAGAATGAGCACTGCTGTCTTATTACAGCTTGCAATGGGTTCAGCCCAATGATAGCTTCTGAAGGAAAACAGTGCTCACTGGAATTTGAAATTTTGGTGTTTAAAATTGTTGTTAATCATGATTTCTCAGATCATATTTTTCATGCTTTGTACTGAATATACTGAATGTACCAGTAGAAACTGGTTACTCCTGTATTCAAAAACATGTGATCTACCACACAAACCCACCTCTAAAAAAACATTATGATTCATCCAAGGAGAGGTGATTCATCAGCTATAAACTTATAGGAAAGTTTGTAGCTGATTATTCTATCTCCCCTCTCATGGATCCAATCAACTTCTGCAAGAAACCTCCAGTTTCTATGTCATTCCTCATTTCTACTTCTTCAGAGATTTCAGTATGGGAAATAACAAGCCAGTGGTTAGTTGCTTAATAGCCAAGTAGAACCAAAG
Proteins encoded:
- the TM4SF1 gene encoding transmembrane 4 L6 family member 1; protein product: MCYGRCARCIGHSLVWLATLCIVANILLYFPNGETKYASDNHLSRFVWFFSGILGGGLLMFLPAFIFIGLDQEDCCGCCGHENCGKRCAMLSSILAALIGIGGSGYCVTVAALALEEGPRCMDASGQWNYTFANTEGDYLLDSSTWSQCVEPKHIVEWNVSLFSILLALGGIEFILCLIQVINGMLGGICGHCSSRQQQYDC